A single Pseudomonas sp. DC1.2 DNA region contains:
- a CDS encoding OprD family outer membrane porin — MIKKLATPLVGALLGGAMLPAHADFIDDSHADLTLLNRYLNQQGRDVVGSTAKAKSYRDWGQGFQFNFKSGYTEGAVGFGLDLEAFYGLKLDSGGDLNNKDHQGQYPGSMFPLDDGKSASDFSVLSPTFKMRFLKDELRVGMLSQNNPMLANTDGRLYHQTNTGVQLVSKDVSDFTFTGGDIVKTKIRNESGDSDMTTGGGAKLSDRFVYGGADYTGLANTTVSLWYSNLQDYYQQAFIGAKHTSDLPVGSLLSDFRAYRSLGVGGNTEGDSDYAASGYYGNGVSKGRINQSTISLMESYSLAGHTIGIGAQKNTGDSDFPYLDSGLNSGDARQGPGAGADTPALTNLQLNKFQHAGEQTWLAQYKYDFGQLGLKGLGFLASYAHGDQIKVAKGGNSEWERDLALSYQVPDGKLKGLGVTWKNAQANPSLTGQTEQDENRVYVSYVVPLW; from the coding sequence ATGATCAAAAAACTAGCCACACCCCTTGTCGGCGCTTTGCTGGGCGGCGCGATGTTGCCTGCCCATGCGGACTTCATTGACGACAGTCACGCCGATCTGACGTTACTCAATCGTTACCTGAACCAACAAGGCCGCGACGTTGTAGGCAGCACGGCCAAGGCCAAGAGTTACCGCGATTGGGGACAAGGCTTCCAGTTCAACTTCAAGTCTGGCTATACCGAGGGCGCAGTAGGTTTTGGGCTGGATCTGGAAGCCTTCTACGGCCTCAAACTCGACTCCGGCGGCGATTTGAATAACAAGGATCATCAAGGTCAATACCCCGGAAGCATGTTTCCGCTGGACGATGGCAAATCCGCCAGTGACTTCAGCGTCTTGAGCCCGACCTTCAAGATGCGTTTCCTCAAGGATGAGCTGCGTGTGGGCATGCTCAGTCAAAACAACCCCATGCTGGCCAACACTGACGGTCGCCTCTATCACCAGACCAACACCGGCGTGCAACTGGTTTCCAAGGACGTGTCCGACTTCACGTTTACGGGCGGCGACATCGTCAAGACCAAAATTCGTAACGAGAGCGGTGACAGTGACATGACCACCGGCGGCGGCGCGAAACTCAGCGACCGCTTCGTGTATGGCGGTGCGGATTACACCGGCCTGGCCAATACCACCGTGAGCCTGTGGTATTCCAATCTGCAGGATTACTACCAACAAGCGTTCATCGGCGCCAAACACACCAGCGACCTGCCGGTGGGTAGCCTGCTCAGTGACTTTCGCGCCTACCGCAGCTTGGGCGTGGGTGGTAACACTGAGGGCGACAGCGACTACGCCGCGAGCGGCTACTACGGTAACGGTGTCAGTAAGGGGCGCATCAACCAGTCCACTATCAGCTTGATGGAAAGCTACAGTCTGGCAGGCCATACCATCGGAATAGGGGCGCAGAAGAACACGGGCGACAGTGATTTTCCTTACCTGGATTCCGGGCTGAACAGCGGCGATGCCCGACAAGGGCCAGGCGCAGGCGCTGACACCCCGGCGCTGACCAACTTACAACTGAACAAATTCCAGCACGCTGGCGAACAAACCTGGCTGGCGCAGTACAAATACGACTTCGGCCAGTTAGGCCTCAAAGGCCTTGGGTTTCTGGCCTCTTACGCACATGGCGATCAGATCAAGGTGGCAAAAGGTGGGAACAGCGAATGGGAACGTGACTTGGCGCTGAGCTACCAAGTGCCTGATGGCAAGCTGAAGGGACTAGGCGTGACCTGGAAAAACGCTCAGGCCAACCCAAGCCTGACCGGCCAGACCGAGCAAGACGAAAACCGCGTTTACGTGAGTTATGTGGTGCCGCTCTGGTAG
- a CDS encoding LysR substrate-binding domain-containing protein — translation MNLFQLRAFDAVAREGSFTKAAARLFISQPAVTGHIKALEEHYQITLLRRTARRVELTEEGTKLAAITRAMFGLAQEAQVMLEANRQLLTGRLEVAADGPHLVMPMLARLRTQYPGITVNLRLGNAQETLAALLSEHADVAVLTEVEPRKGLHLQALSASRLCALVPARHPWAQRSDGVPLQELDQVIMVLREPSSITRRTFDQACVQARVTPRVLLALDSREAVTEAVAAELGVGVVSSVEISHDPRVVAVPIMGEGLVNQHMMGCMERRRQLRLIQAFFGLAS, via the coding sequence ATGAATCTCTTTCAGCTCCGCGCATTCGACGCGGTGGCCCGCGAAGGCAGCTTTACCAAGGCCGCGGCGCGGCTGTTCATCAGTCAACCGGCGGTCACCGGACACATCAAAGCGCTGGAAGAGCACTACCAGATCACCCTGTTAAGACGCACAGCCCGGCGAGTCGAACTGACGGAGGAGGGGACGAAACTGGCGGCGATTACCCGCGCGATGTTCGGTTTGGCGCAAGAAGCGCAGGTGATGCTGGAGGCCAACCGGCAGTTGCTCACAGGGCGTCTGGAGGTGGCGGCGGACGGGCCGCACTTGGTCATGCCGATGCTCGCCAGACTGCGCACGCAGTATCCGGGGATTACCGTGAATTTGCGTCTGGGCAACGCTCAGGAAACCCTTGCGGCCTTGCTGTCCGAACATGCCGACGTGGCGGTGCTGACCGAAGTCGAGCCGCGCAAAGGCCTGCATCTGCAAGCCTTGAGCGCATCACGCCTCTGCGCGTTGGTGCCTGCCCGGCATCCTTGGGCGCAACGCTCAGACGGCGTGCCACTCCAGGAACTGGATCAAGTCATCATGGTGTTGCGCGAGCCGAGTTCGATCACTCGGCGCACCTTTGATCAGGCATGCGTTCAGGCCCGCGTTACTCCTCGGGTGTTGCTTGCGCTGGATAGCCGCGAGGCGGTGACCGAAGCGGTTGCCGCCGAGTTGGGTGTGGGGGTGGTGTCGTCAGTGGAAATCAGTCACGACCCGCGAGTGGTGGCGGTGCCGATTATGGGCGAGGGTTTGGTCAACCAGCACATGATGGGGTGCATGGAGCGGCGGCGGCAGTTGCGCTTGATTCAGGCGTTTTTCGGCTTGGCGTCGTAG